The Falco rusticolus isolate bFalRus1 chromosome 5, bFalRus1.pri, whole genome shotgun sequence genome has a segment encoding these proteins:
- the TMTC3 gene encoding protein O-mannosyl-transferase TMTC3 isoform X2, which produces MLQTLLKLIVLMFSTLLLVVVRVQVIQSQLPVFTRFDNPAAVSPSPARQLTFNYLLPVNAWLLLNPSELCCDWTMGTIPLVESLLDVRNVATLTFFCFLGSLIVFSLRYPGDSSKTVLMALCLIVLPFIPASNLFFPVGFVVAERVLYVPSMGFCILVAHGWKKLSNKSVLRKISWVCLAVVLFTHALKTLHRNWDWESEYTLFMSALKVNKNNAKLWNNVGHALENEKNFERALQFFIQATQVQPDDIGAHMNVGRTYKNLNKTKEAEESYMIAKSLMPQIIPGKKYAARVAPNHLNVYINLANLIRANESRLEEADQLYRQAISMRPDFKQAYISRGELLLKMNKPLKAKEAYLRALELDRTNADLWYNLAIVYIELKDPTEALKNFNRALELNPMHKLALFNSALLMQESGDARLRPEAKQRLLHYVKEEPQDANGYFNLGMLAMDDKKDMEAEAWMKKAIRLQPNFRSALFNLALLYSQTAKELMALPVLEELLRYYPDHTKGLILKGDILMNQKKDITGAKTCFEKILELDPNNVQGKHNLCVVYFEERDLIKAEKCLVETLALAPHEEYIQRHLNIVRSKIASLSATEQSSLPPDVTATAGAEEKQKSFQNLKEEKNGQKTTQTTVDNNKGHSKNKKRTEKTNMDKETPKKSTKEIKDIEKKRVAALKRLEEIERILNGE; this is translated from the exons ATGCTGCAAACACTGTTGAAGCTCATAGTCCTAATGTTCAGTACACTGCTGCTTGTAGTTGTTAGAGTCCAGGTTATCCAGTCTCAACTTCCAGTGTTTACAAG gTTTGATAACCCAGCTGCTGTTAGTCCATCTCCAGCAAGACAGCTGACTTTCAACTATCTCCTTCCTGTAAATGCTTGGCTTCTTCTCAACCCCTCAGAATTATGCTGTGACTGGACAATGGGAACTATTCCTCTTGTGGAGTCTTTGTTAGATGTTAGAAATGTTGCCACCCTTacattcttctgctttctgggaTCTTTGATTGTCTTCAGTCTCAGATATCCTGGGGATTCCTCCAAGACTGTATTGATG GCACTCTGCTTAATAGTGCTACCATTCATTCCTGCATCAAacctcttttttcctgttggatTCGTAGTAGCAGAACGAGTGTTGTACGTTCCTAGCATGGGATTCTGCATTTTAGTAGCACACGGATGGAAGAAATTATCGAATAAAAG cGTGCTAAGGAaaatttcttgggtttgtttggcTGTGGTACTATTCACTCATGCcttaaaaacactgcacagAAACTGGGATTGGGAGTCAGAGTACACATTGTTTATGTCAGCTTTAAAG GTAAATAAGAATAATGCAAAACTATGGAACAATGTGGGACATGCgttagaaaatgaaaagaattttgaaagagCTCTGCAGTTCTTCATACAAGCCACACAAGTGCAACCAG atGACATTGGTGCCCACATGAATGTAGGAAGAACTTACAAAAACttaaacaaaactaaagaaGCCGAAGAATCATATATGATTGCGAAATCATTGATGCCACAG ATTATTCCAGGTAAAAAGTATGCAGCAAGAGTTGCTCCTAACCATCTGAATGTTTATATCAATCTTGCAAATTTAATTCGAGCAAATGAATCTCGCCTTGAAGAAGCAGATCAATTATATCGACAAGCAATTAGTATGAGGCCGGATTTCAAGCAGGCTTACATCAGCAG GGgagaattacttttaaaaatgaacaaacctCTGAAAGCTAAGGAAGCTTATCTTAGAGCTCTAGAACTAGACAGAACCAATGCAGACCTGTGGTACAACTTGGCGATTGTTTACATTGAACTGAAAGATCCAACAGAAGCCCTGAAGAATTTCAACCGAGCACTAGAACTCAACCCAATGCATAAACTGGCATTATTCAACTCAGCGTTGCTAATGCAGGAATCTG gTGATGCTCGGCTTAGACCTGAAGCTAAGCAACGACTGTTACATTATGTGAAAGAAGAACCACAGGATGCAAATGGCTACTTCAACTTGGGTATGCTGGCAATGGATGACAAAAAAGATATGGAAGCAGAGGCATGGATGAAAAAAGCCATAAGGTTGCAGCCAAACTTCCGAAGTGCTTTGTTCAATTTGGCGCTGCTTTATTCTCAGACAGCAAAAGAATTAATGGCTTTGCCTGTCCTGGAAGAGCTACTGAGATACTACCCTGATCATACCAAAGGTCTGATTTTGAAAGGAGATATCCTTATGAACCAAAAGAAGGATATCACTGGagcaaaaacatgttttgaaaaaattttGGAACTGGATCCCAACAATGTACAAGGAAAACATAATCTTTGTGTTGTTTACTTTGAAGAACGAGActtaataaaagcagaaaaatgtttggttGAAACTCTAGCACTGGCACCTCATGAAGAGTATATTCAGCGTCATCTAAACATAGTTAGAAGTAAAATTGCATCACTCAGTGCTACGGAACAGTCATCACTTCCACCAGATGTGACTGCAACAGCaggtgcagaagaaaaacaaaaatcatttcagaatttgaaagaagaaaaaaatgggcagaaaaccacccaaacaacAGTAGATAACAATAAAGGGCACTCAAAAAATAAGAAACGAACAGAGAAAACCAATATGGACAAAGAAACTCCCAAAAAATctacaaaagaaatcaaagacaTTGAGAAAAAGAGAGTTGCTGCCTTGAAGAGACTAGAAGAGATTGAACGTATATTAAATGGTGAATAG